The Candidatus Binataceae bacterium sequence CGCGCTCATGCGTCGATTCTGTGCCGCAACGATCGCGCGCTTGCGCAGGCCCCAGAGTAGCGCGATTGGACGATCAGCCGCGTACAGTTTGAAATTCGAGAAGTCGCCCGGCTGGTCGCCTTGCGTCACGAGCACCTTGCGGTCCTGAAGTTTGAAGATCGCACGGTCGTAGCGCGCGGCCATCGTCCCGGCGATGGTGCTGAGTGCTCCGTTCCACTGCAGATGATGATAGCGCGCGTATATCCATGATTGCTCCGAATCGATCGGCGCGAGCGCATAGTTGACGTAAAAACCGCCGAACTTGATCAGCGCAAGCGAGGGAAGACCGAACCATGCCTCGATCGGCGTGTCCTTGCGCAACCATCCCGGCCTCTCCCAGCGCATCGTGGCCTTGAACGATACGACCTCGCCTTCGACACGCGCATCCATGTCGTCCATCCGCGTCCCGATTCCAGGCAGCATCGTCTTGTGCAGGATTGGAAAGTGATGGAAGTCGGCAAGGTTCTCGAGGATTCGCAGGTAGGGAGCATGCGCCACGTAGTCGTACTCCGCGGTGCCGGCGCCCATCTCGGTCGCGCCCGGAAGCCACGGGATCTCTGCCGCGGGTTCGCCTGCGCCATTCCAGTACCAGACCAGCCCGTGCGCCTCGCGCACTGTGATAGGCGATAGGTCGAACCCGTCGGGAATCGATGCATTCGCGCCGTTGGCCGGTATCAGCACGCAGCGCCCGGCCGAATCGAAGCGCAGGCCGTGATACGGGCATTCGATACAACCCTCGCGAATCTTTCCGGTGCTGAGGATCGCCGCACGATGAGAGCAGCGGTCGGGCAGGCCCGCGACGCGGCCATTCTTGCCGCGCCATAGTGCGAACCGGCGTCCGAACCGTTTGATACCGATTGGCCTCGCGGACGTGACCGCGCTCGAGGGCGCGATCGCGTACCAGTAGTCGGGGATAAGCTCCGCGGACTCGAATGACGGCAGATTCTCGTTCATCGGGGGTTCTCCTCTGTGGCGCGCGGCAGCATCCCGCGGACCGCCATCGCAACACTCTGTGAGATTTCGGTGCTCATCGTTTCCAATGTGAGGTTGGCCTGTGTTGCGTATGCGATCGACCAGGTCAGGCAGATCCCGTACAGAAGACCCGCCGCGCGCGGCGAATCGATCTCCGCCGCCAACTGCCTGCGCTCTTTCAGCTTGTCAATCATCGCGCCGAACATTTCGATCATCCGCGCGTCCAGCGCGAACATGCGCGCGCCGAGGGTTTCATACGATGCGATCGATGCGGCGAACACTTCGCGCCACAGCATCCGCTCCTCGGCCGCGATGCTCTGGATGA is a genomic window containing:
- a CDS encoding Rieske 2Fe-2S domain-containing protein, with amino-acid sequence MNENLPSFESAELIPDYWYAIAPSSAVTSARPIGIKRFGRRFALWRGKNGRVAGLPDRCSHRAAILSTGKIREGCIECPYHGLRFDSAGRCVLIPANGANASIPDGFDLSPITVREAHGLVWYWNGAGEPAAEIPWLPGATEMGAGTAEYDYVAHAPYLRILENLADFHHFPILHKTMLPGIGTRMDDMDARVEGEVVSFKATMRWERPGWLRKDTPIEAWFGLPSLALIKFGGFYVNYALAPIDSEQSWIYARYHHLQWNGALSTIAGTMAARYDRAIFKLQDRKVLVTQGDQPGDFSNFKLYAADRPIALLWGLRKRAIVAAQNRRMSAHQETSAAAAGR
- a CDS encoding TetR/AcrR family transcriptional regulator gives rise to the protein MDSSLETTPLKKRDRQKQDREQRILVAARHLFDRKGYAGTAMEDIAGRANLAVGTLYNYFPSKDDLLLAIMRRDSDHVIALAERILAAPPADPVEAIAALADAFIQSIAAEERMLWREVFAASIASYETLGARMFALDARMIEMFGAMIDKLKERRQLAAEIDSPRAAGLLYGICLTWSIAYATQANLTLETMSTEISQSVAMAVRGMLPRATEENPR